Proteins co-encoded in one Balearica regulorum gibbericeps isolate bBalReg1 chromosome 24, bBalReg1.pri, whole genome shotgun sequence genomic window:
- the SOCS7 gene encoding suppressor of cytokine signaling 7 isoform X3, whose product MQRAELRDGEAAAAAAASYRVLSRLLGYGAGPEAGAAGGAVTGAAGAGPGGGRLPTAGLPGGGALRSPRPPPQLMVFRNAAEGRPGEEGGPAAGGGGPAGGGGGGELLCPRHRCALEPKAAARWGAAPPGGLELQLAALGLRPPGLGAKGPAGCPCPCLGPPPPAGPAAEETSDALLVLEALEPDEAGSCSEEEPGSPGRGAARAAGRGGPGPGSAPPPAAPGGAGPGARKGSLKIRLSRLFRTKSCSGGSATGDAAATEARRTGELPASAGSLTDVCGARGREQEAGRKHRLTRTQSAFSPVVFSPLFTDAFTRIVPLRPMEAMPGQPASHLQCPLYRPDSSSFAASLRELEKCGWYWGPMNWEDAEMKLKGKPDGSFLVRDSSDPRYILSLSFRSQGITHHTRMEHYRGTFSLWCHPKFEDRCQSVVEFIKRAIMHSKNGKFLYFLRSRVPGLPPTPVQLLYPVSRFSNVKSLQHLCRFRIRQLVRIDHIPELPLPKPLISYIRKFYYYDPQEEVYLSLKEAQLISKQKQETESST is encoded by the exons ATGCAGCGCGCCGAGCTGCGGGacggggaggcggcggcggccgccgcggcTTCCTACCGGGTGCTCAGCCGCCTGCTGGGCTATGGGGCCGGGCCGGAggcgggcgcggcgggcggTGCCGTTACCGgcgcggcgggcgcggggccgggcggcgggcggcTGCCGACGGCGGGGTTaccgggcggcggggcgctgcggagcccgcggccgccgccgcagcTGATGGTGTTCCGCAACGCGGCGGAGGGGCGGCCCGGTGAGGAgggcggcccggcggcgggaggcgggggcccggcgggcggcggcggcggcggggagctgctctgcccgcGGCACCGCTGCGCCCTGGAGCCCAAGGCGGCGGCGAGGTGgggggccgccccgccgggcgggctggagctgcagctggcGGCGCTGGGGCTGCGGCCGCCCGGGCTGGGCGCGAAGGGGCCGGcgggctgcccctgcccctgcctcggcccgccgccgcccgccgggccCGCCGCCGAGGAGACCAGCGACGcgctgctggtgctggaggCGTTGGAGCCCGACGAGGCCGGGAGCTGCTCCGAGGAGGAGCCCGGTTCACCCGGCCGCGGAGCCGCCCGAGCCGCCGGGAGAGGaggccccggccccggctccgcgccgccgcccgccgcccccgggggAGCCGGCCCCGGCGCCAGGAAGGGCTCGTTGAAGATCCGCCTCAGCCGCCTCTTCCGCACCAAGAGCTGCAGCGGCGGCTCGGCCACCGGGGACGCCGCCGCCACCGAGGCCCGGCGCACCGGGGAGCTGCCCGCCTCGGCCGGCAGCCTGACCGACGTCTGCGGGGCCCGCGGCCGAGAGCAGGAGGCCGGCAG GAAACACAGACTGACAAGAACTCAAAGTGCCTTTTCCCCGGTTGTGTTCAGCCCCCTCTTCACAG ACGCCTTCACACGGATTGTCCCACTGAGGCCGATGGAGGCGATGCCCGGCCAGCCCGCCTCGCACCTACAGTGTCCGCTTTACCGCCCGGACTCCAGCAGCTTCGCAGCCAGCTTGCGAGAGCTGGAGAAG TGCGGGTGGTACTGGGGACCGATGAACTGGGAGGACGCAGAGATGAAGCTGAAGGGGAAGCCGGATGGGTCCTTTCTGGTCCGAGACAGTTCTGACCCCCGTTACATCCTGAGCCTCAGCTTTCGGTCACAGGGCATCACCCATCACACCAGGATGGAGCACTACAGAG ggacctttagcCTGTGGTGCCATCCCAAGTTTGAAGACCGCTGCCAGTCTGTGGTGGAGTTCATAAAGAGAGCAATCATGCACTCCAAAAATGGGAAGTTTCTCTACTTCCTCCGATCCAGGGTTCCAG gTCTCCCTCCAACGCCTGTCCAGCTCCTGTATCCAGTCTCCAGGTTCAGCAATGTCAAATCCCTCCAGCACCTTTGCCGCTTTCGGATCAGGCAGTTGGTCCGAATAGACCACATCCCCGAGCTCCCGCTGCCCAA GCCCTTGATCTCCTACATCCGCAAGTTCTACTACTACGACCCGCAGGAGGAGGTGTATCTGTCGCTGAAGGAAGCTCAGCTCATCTCCAAACAGAAGCAGGAGACCGAATCCTCCACGTAG
- the SOCS7 gene encoding suppressor of cytokine signaling 7 isoform X2: MQRAELRDGEAAAAAAASYRVLSRLLGYGAGPEAGAAGGAVTGAAGAGPGGGRLPTAGLPGGGALRSPRPPPQLMVFRNAAEGRPGEEGGPAAGGGGPAGGGGGGELLCPRHRCALEPKAAARWGAAPPGGLELQLAALGLRPPGLGAKGPAGCPCPCLGPPPPAGPAAEETSDALLVLEALEPDEAGSCSEEEPGSPGRGAARAAGRGGPGPGSAPPPAAPGGAGPGARKGSLKIRLSRLFRTKSCSGGSATGDAAATEARRTGELPASAGSLTDVCGARGREQEAGRKHRLTRTQSAFSPVVFSPLFTGETVSLVDVDISQRGLTSPHPPTPPPPPRRSLSLLDAFTRIVPLRPMEAMPGQPASHLQCPLYRPDSSSFAASLRELEKCGWYWGPMNWEDAEMKLKGKPDGSFLVRDSSDPRYILSLSFRSQGITHHTRMEHYRGTFSLWCHPKFEDRCQSVVEFIKRAIMHSKNGKFLYFLRSRVPGLPPTPVQLLYPVSRFSNVKSLQHLCRFRIRQLVRIDHIPELPLPKPLISYIRKFYYYDPQEEVYLSLKEAQLISKQKQETESST, translated from the exons ATGCAGCGCGCCGAGCTGCGGGacggggaggcggcggcggccgccgcggcTTCCTACCGGGTGCTCAGCCGCCTGCTGGGCTATGGGGCCGGGCCGGAggcgggcgcggcgggcggTGCCGTTACCGgcgcggcgggcgcggggccgggcggcgggcggcTGCCGACGGCGGGGTTaccgggcggcggggcgctgcggagcccgcggccgccgccgcagcTGATGGTGTTCCGCAACGCGGCGGAGGGGCGGCCCGGTGAGGAgggcggcccggcggcgggaggcgggggcccggcgggcggcggcggcggcggggagctgctctgcccgcGGCACCGCTGCGCCCTGGAGCCCAAGGCGGCGGCGAGGTGgggggccgccccgccgggcgggctggagctgcagctggcGGCGCTGGGGCTGCGGCCGCCCGGGCTGGGCGCGAAGGGGCCGGcgggctgcccctgcccctgcctcggcccgccgccgcccgccgggccCGCCGCCGAGGAGACCAGCGACGcgctgctggtgctggaggCGTTGGAGCCCGACGAGGCCGGGAGCTGCTCCGAGGAGGAGCCCGGTTCACCCGGCCGCGGAGCCGCCCGAGCCGCCGGGAGAGGaggccccggccccggctccgcgccgccgcccgccgcccccgggggAGCCGGCCCCGGCGCCAGGAAGGGCTCGTTGAAGATCCGCCTCAGCCGCCTCTTCCGCACCAAGAGCTGCAGCGGCGGCTCGGCCACCGGGGACGCCGCCGCCACCGAGGCCCGGCGCACCGGGGAGCTGCCCGCCTCGGCCGGCAGCCTGACCGACGTCTGCGGGGCCCGCGGCCGAGAGCAGGAGGCCGGCAG GAAACACAGACTGACAAGAACTCAAAGTGCCTTTTCCCCGGTTGTGTTCAGCCCCCTCTTCACAG GTGAAACAGTGTCACTAGTGGACGTGGACATCTCTCAGCGAGGACTGACCTCCCCTCACCCTccaactccaccacctccaccacGAAGAAGCCTCAGCCTGCTAG ACGCCTTCACACGGATTGTCCCACTGAGGCCGATGGAGGCGATGCCCGGCCAGCCCGCCTCGCACCTACAGTGTCCGCTTTACCGCCCGGACTCCAGCAGCTTCGCAGCCAGCTTGCGAGAGCTGGAGAAG TGCGGGTGGTACTGGGGACCGATGAACTGGGAGGACGCAGAGATGAAGCTGAAGGGGAAGCCGGATGGGTCCTTTCTGGTCCGAGACAGTTCTGACCCCCGTTACATCCTGAGCCTCAGCTTTCGGTCACAGGGCATCACCCATCACACCAGGATGGAGCACTACAGAG ggacctttagcCTGTGGTGCCATCCCAAGTTTGAAGACCGCTGCCAGTCTGTGGTGGAGTTCATAAAGAGAGCAATCATGCACTCCAAAAATGGGAAGTTTCTCTACTTCCTCCGATCCAGGGTTCCAG gTCTCCCTCCAACGCCTGTCCAGCTCCTGTATCCAGTCTCCAGGTTCAGCAATGTCAAATCCCTCCAGCACCTTTGCCGCTTTCGGATCAGGCAGTTGGTCCGAATAGACCACATCCCCGAGCTCCCGCTGCCCAA GCCCTTGATCTCCTACATCCGCAAGTTCTACTACTACGACCCGCAGGAGGAGGTGTATCTGTCGCTGAAGGAAGCTCAGCTCATCTCCAAACAGAAGCAGGAGACCGAATCCTCCACGTAG
- the SOCS7 gene encoding suppressor of cytokine signaling 7 isoform X1 — MQRAELRDGEAAAAAAASYRVLSRLLGYGAGPEAGAAGGAVTGAAGAGPGGGRLPTAGLPGGGALRSPRPPPQLMVFRNAAEGRPGEEGGPAAGGGGPAGGGGGGELLCPRHRCALEPKAAARWGAAPPGGLELQLAALGLRPPGLGAKGPAGCPCPCLGPPPPAGPAAEETSDALLVLEALEPDEAGSCSEEEPGSPGRGAARAAGRGGPGPGSAPPPAAPGGAGPGARKGSLKIRLSRLFRTKSCSGGSATGDAAATEARRTGELPASAGSLTDVCGARGREQEAGRKHRLTRTQSAFSPVVFSPLFTGETVSLVDVDISQRGLTSPHPPTPPPPPRRSLSLLDDISGTLPTSVLVGPMGSSLQSFPLPPPPPPHAPDAFTRIVPLRPMEAMPGQPASHLQCPLYRPDSSSFAASLRELEKCGWYWGPMNWEDAEMKLKGKPDGSFLVRDSSDPRYILSLSFRSQGITHHTRMEHYRGTFSLWCHPKFEDRCQSVVEFIKRAIMHSKNGKFLYFLRSRVPGLPPTPVQLLYPVSRFSNVKSLQHLCRFRIRQLVRIDHIPELPLPKPLISYIRKFYYYDPQEEVYLSLKEAQLISKQKQETESST; from the exons ATGCAGCGCGCCGAGCTGCGGGacggggaggcggcggcggccgccgcggcTTCCTACCGGGTGCTCAGCCGCCTGCTGGGCTATGGGGCCGGGCCGGAggcgggcgcggcgggcggTGCCGTTACCGgcgcggcgggcgcggggccgggcggcgggcggcTGCCGACGGCGGGGTTaccgggcggcggggcgctgcggagcccgcggccgccgccgcagcTGATGGTGTTCCGCAACGCGGCGGAGGGGCGGCCCGGTGAGGAgggcggcccggcggcgggaggcgggggcccggcgggcggcggcggcggcggggagctgctctgcccgcGGCACCGCTGCGCCCTGGAGCCCAAGGCGGCGGCGAGGTGgggggccgccccgccgggcgggctggagctgcagctggcGGCGCTGGGGCTGCGGCCGCCCGGGCTGGGCGCGAAGGGGCCGGcgggctgcccctgcccctgcctcggcccgccgccgcccgccgggccCGCCGCCGAGGAGACCAGCGACGcgctgctggtgctggaggCGTTGGAGCCCGACGAGGCCGGGAGCTGCTCCGAGGAGGAGCCCGGTTCACCCGGCCGCGGAGCCGCCCGAGCCGCCGGGAGAGGaggccccggccccggctccgcgccgccgcccgccgcccccgggggAGCCGGCCCCGGCGCCAGGAAGGGCTCGTTGAAGATCCGCCTCAGCCGCCTCTTCCGCACCAAGAGCTGCAGCGGCGGCTCGGCCACCGGGGACGCCGCCGCCACCGAGGCCCGGCGCACCGGGGAGCTGCCCGCCTCGGCCGGCAGCCTGACCGACGTCTGCGGGGCCCGCGGCCGAGAGCAGGAGGCCGGCAG GAAACACAGACTGACAAGAACTCAAAGTGCCTTTTCCCCGGTTGTGTTCAGCCCCCTCTTCACAG GTGAAACAGTGTCACTAGTGGACGTGGACATCTCTCAGCGAGGACTGACCTCCCCTCACCCTccaactccaccacctccaccacGAAGAAGCCTCAGCCTGCTAG ATGATATCAGTGGGACGCTGCCTACATCTGTCCTAGTGGGTCCAATGGGCTCTTCCCTGCAgtctttccctctgcctccGCCTCCTCCGCCCCACGCCCCAG ACGCCTTCACACGGATTGTCCCACTGAGGCCGATGGAGGCGATGCCCGGCCAGCCCGCCTCGCACCTACAGTGTCCGCTTTACCGCCCGGACTCCAGCAGCTTCGCAGCCAGCTTGCGAGAGCTGGAGAAG TGCGGGTGGTACTGGGGACCGATGAACTGGGAGGACGCAGAGATGAAGCTGAAGGGGAAGCCGGATGGGTCCTTTCTGGTCCGAGACAGTTCTGACCCCCGTTACATCCTGAGCCTCAGCTTTCGGTCACAGGGCATCACCCATCACACCAGGATGGAGCACTACAGAG ggacctttagcCTGTGGTGCCATCCCAAGTTTGAAGACCGCTGCCAGTCTGTGGTGGAGTTCATAAAGAGAGCAATCATGCACTCCAAAAATGGGAAGTTTCTCTACTTCCTCCGATCCAGGGTTCCAG gTCTCCCTCCAACGCCTGTCCAGCTCCTGTATCCAGTCTCCAGGTTCAGCAATGTCAAATCCCTCCAGCACCTTTGCCGCTTTCGGATCAGGCAGTTGGTCCGAATAGACCACATCCCCGAGCTCCCGCTGCCCAA GCCCTTGATCTCCTACATCCGCAAGTTCTACTACTACGACCCGCAGGAGGAGGTGTATCTGTCGCTGAAGGAAGCTCAGCTCATCTCCAAACAGAAGCAGGAGACCGAATCCTCCACGTAG